The following are from one region of the Nocardioides marmotae genome:
- a CDS encoding CoA-binding protein has protein sequence MTSWQDPEAVRFMLDDCTTWAVVGLSGDPSRTAYQIAQLLQDRGKRIVPIHPSAGTVLGEQGYATLADVPFPIDVVDVFRRSEAAGEFADEAVAVGAKAVWFQLGVVDEAAFERTTAAGVPMVMDTCPAIEWRRR, from the coding sequence ATGACCAGCTGGCAGGACCCCGAGGCCGTCCGGTTCATGCTCGACGACTGCACGACCTGGGCGGTGGTGGGCCTCTCCGGTGACCCCAGCCGCACGGCGTACCAGATCGCGCAGCTGCTCCAGGACCGCGGCAAGCGCATCGTCCCCATCCACCCCTCCGCCGGGACGGTCCTGGGTGAGCAGGGGTACGCCACCCTCGCCGACGTCCCCTTCCCCATCGACGTCGTCGACGTCTTCCGCCGTTCCGAGGCCGCCGGCGAGTTCGCCGACGAGGCCGTCGCCGTCGGCGCGAAGGCCGTGTGGTTCCAGCTCGGCGTCGTCGACGAGGCCGCCTTCGAGCGCACCACCGCCGCCGGCGTCCCCATGGTCATGGACACCTGCCCCGCCATCGAGTGGCGTCGCCGCTGA
- a CDS encoding sensor histidine kinase → MRDVPAWQRWAPDAAAGVATLALGIVEVHGNIYLDDERPAAYLLVLAVAVGVGLSRALPAAALAAAWFAGVVQVTSGVGALLVEVLLAVVAFGCARWGSAVTVWLSALSMPLGAIIAVLWLDSDLVYRALEIVGVRMLAETAYRGGDWRIPASLLIFALLATPWLLGLALRFLDRARSSRVSQVEAEAERDQAEEIARLQESQARLARDVHDVVGHSLAVILAQAESAQYLPDDDPAAHTAALKRTMANIATSARTSLQDVRQVLSAPAGAPAAGQHGDLEALVEGVRASGHEVVSTEVGAPRPLPPELEVVAYRVLQEMLTNAIRHGRRGEPVRVERHWEGELRLEVRNVVGDAATTEEETRPLARVDPAELAAQAGVGHGLEGMRRRLEAVGGRLDVRRREEPGGATFTATAWVPLRAGR, encoded by the coding sequence ATGAGGGACGTGCCCGCCTGGCAACGCTGGGCCCCGGACGCCGCGGCCGGCGTGGCCACGCTCGCCCTCGGCATCGTCGAGGTGCACGGCAACATCTACCTCGACGACGAGCGCCCGGCGGCGTACCTCCTCGTGCTCGCGGTCGCCGTCGGCGTCGGCCTGTCCCGGGCGCTGCCGGCTGCGGCGCTGGCGGCGGCGTGGTTCGCCGGGGTGGTGCAGGTGACCAGCGGGGTCGGCGCGCTGCTCGTCGAGGTCCTGCTCGCGGTGGTCGCCTTCGGCTGCGCGCGCTGGGGCAGCGCGGTGACGGTGTGGCTCAGCGCCCTCTCGATGCCGCTCGGCGCGATCATCGCCGTGCTCTGGCTCGACAGCGACCTGGTCTACCGCGCGCTGGAGATCGTCGGCGTGCGGATGCTCGCCGAGACGGCCTACCGCGGCGGGGACTGGCGGATCCCGGCGAGCCTGCTGATCTTCGCGCTGCTCGCGACGCCGTGGCTGCTCGGCCTCGCGCTGCGCTTCCTCGACCGGGCCCGCAGCTCGCGCGTCTCCCAGGTCGAGGCGGAGGCCGAGCGCGACCAGGCCGAGGAGATCGCCCGGCTCCAGGAGAGCCAGGCCCGGCTCGCCCGCGACGTCCACGACGTCGTCGGTCACTCGCTCGCGGTGATCCTCGCCCAGGCCGAGTCCGCGCAGTACCTCCCCGACGACGACCCCGCCGCCCACACCGCCGCCCTGAAGCGCACGATGGCCAACATCGCCACCTCCGCCCGCACCTCCCTCCAGGACGTCCGGCAGGTGCTGAGCGCCCCGGCCGGCGCCCCCGCGGCCGGCCAGCACGGCGACCTCGAGGCGCTCGTCGAGGGCGTCCGCGCCAGCGGTCACGAGGTCGTCTCCACCGAGGTCGGCGCCCCCCGGCCGCTGCCGCCGGAGCTGGAGGTCGTCGCCTACCGCGTGCTCCAGGAGATGCTCACCAACGCGATCCGCCACGGCCGCCGCGGCGAGCCCGTGCGCGTCGAGCGGCACTGGGAGGGCGAGCTGCGCCTGGAGGTCCGCAACGTCGTCGGCGACGCGGCCACCACCGAGGAGGAGACCCGCCCGCTCGCGCGCGTCGACCCCGCCGAGCTCGCCGCACAGGCGGGCGTCGGGCACGGGCTGGAGGGCATGCGGCGCCGGCTCGAGGCGGTCGGTGGCCGGCTCGACGTACGCCGCCGCGAGGAGCCGGGCGGGGCCACCTTCACCGCCACCGCGTGGGTCCCGCTGCGGGCGGGCCGGTGA
- a CDS encoding 2Fe-2S iron-sulfur cluster-binding protein translates to MDAEITLTVDGRERTVTVDTRTTLLDALRERLGVTNPKKGCDHGQCGSCTVLLDGRRHLTCLALAVAYDGAEVTTAGGLSGPDGGLHPVQKAFLDHDGYQCGYCTPGQVCSAVGVLDEIEQGHSSHVSEDLEADPELTDEEVRERMSGNLCRCGAYAGILAAVKQAGQQEGAA, encoded by the coding sequence ATGGACGCGGAGATCACCCTGACCGTCGACGGACGGGAACGCACCGTCACCGTCGACACCCGGACGACGCTGCTCGACGCGCTGCGCGAGCGGCTCGGCGTGACCAACCCCAAGAAGGGGTGCGACCACGGGCAGTGCGGGTCGTGCACGGTGCTGCTCGACGGGCGCCGGCACCTGACCTGCCTGGCGCTGGCGGTGGCGTACGACGGGGCGGAGGTGACGACGGCCGGCGGGCTGAGCGGGCCGGACGGCGGGCTGCACCCGGTGCAGAAGGCGTTCCTGGACCACGACGGCTACCAGTGCGGCTACTGCACGCCGGGCCAGGTGTGCTCGGCGGTCGGCGTCCTCGACGAGATCGAGCAGGGCCACAGCAGCCACGTCAGCGAGGACCTCGAGGCCGACCCGGAGCTCACCGACGAGGAGGTCCGGGAGCGGATGAGCGGCAACCTGTGCCGCTGCGGCGCGTACGCCGGGATCCTCGCCGCCGTGAAGCAGGCTGGACAGCAGGAGGGCGCGGCATGA
- the alr gene encoding alanine racemase — MSATCPTVAVPATAARPVLEVDLAAVGANTRLLADRAGGALMAVVKADGFGHGAVDVARTALAHGATWLGVTALAEALPLRAAGLRAPVLSWLNPVGADWAAAVAAEVDVAVPSAEHLTAVAAAPGRARVHLHVDCGMARDGAAPASWSGLCAAARRAERRGLVEVVGVMGHLGCAETPGDTCNTHGRTRFAWALETARAAGLRPEHRHLAATAATLTDPRSHHTMSRVGAGLVGIDPSGTTALRGALTLTAPVVSVRRVPAGSSVGYGHHHRTDRATHLGLVPLGYADGLPRAASGRAEVLVRGARRPLVGLLSMDQAVVDLGERPVAPGETVTLLGPGDAGEPTAADWARWAGTIPHEVLTGLGAATRLGTRLERHVTGAAHLRGLV; from the coding sequence GTGAGCGCGACCTGTCCCACCGTCGCGGTCCCGGCGACCGCCGCGCGCCCCGTCCTCGAGGTCGACCTCGCGGCCGTCGGCGCCAACACCCGCCTGCTCGCCGACCGCGCCGGCGGGGCGCTGATGGCGGTCGTCAAGGCCGACGGCTTCGGCCACGGCGCGGTCGACGTCGCGCGCACCGCCCTCGCCCACGGCGCCACCTGGCTCGGCGTCACCGCGCTGGCCGAGGCGCTGCCGCTGCGGGCCGCCGGGCTGCGCGCGCCCGTGCTGAGCTGGCTCAACCCCGTGGGCGCCGACTGGGCGGCCGCGGTCGCCGCGGAGGTCGACGTGGCCGTGCCGAGCGCCGAGCACCTGACCGCGGTGGCGGCGGCGCCCGGCCGCGCCCGGGTCCACCTGCACGTCGACTGCGGCATGGCCCGCGACGGCGCGGCCCCCGCGAGCTGGTCGGGCCTGTGCGCCGCGGCGCGCCGGGCCGAACGGCGCGGCCTGGTCGAGGTCGTGGGCGTGATGGGCCACCTCGGCTGCGCCGAGACCCCCGGCGACACCTGCAACACCCACGGCCGCACCCGGTTCGCCTGGGCCCTGGAGACCGCCCGCGCCGCCGGCCTGCGCCCCGAGCACCGCCACCTCGCGGCCACCGCCGCCACCCTCACCGACCCCCGCAGCCACCACACGATGAGCCGGGTCGGGGCCGGCCTGGTCGGCATCGACCCCTCGGGGACGACCGCCCTGCGCGGCGCGCTCACCCTCACCGCCCCCGTCGTCTCGGTGCGCCGGGTGCCGGCCGGCTCGAGCGTCGGCTACGGCCACCACCACCGCACCGACCGGGCCACCCACCTGGGCCTGGTCCCGCTCGGGTACGCCGACGGGTTGCCGCGCGCCGCCTCCGGCCGGGCCGAGGTGCTCGTCCGCGGCGCCCGCCGCCCGCTGGTCGGCCTGCTCTCGATGGACCAGGCGGTCGTCGACCTCGGCGAGCGGCCGGTCGCGCCGGGCGAGACGGTCACCCTGCTCGGCCCTGGCGACGCCGGCGAGCCGACCGCCGCCGACTGGGCCCGGTGGGCCGGCACGATCCCGCACGAGGTCCTCACCGGGCTCGGCGCCGCCACCCGGCTCGGCACCCGCCTCGAGCGCCACGTCACCGGCGCCGCGCACCTGCGGGGCCTGGTGTGA
- a CDS encoding HNH endonuclease signature motif containing protein has protein sequence MAKDSRHHAHTVCRAVAKSRRKTLQAATADLWSMSDEDVQAALVEASRLRAQAEALELRLVAEADRRHAGERAGATDTASWWAHRTRQERRVAKGRARLAESLDRHAPTSAALVEGAISVGHARVITSCVDRLPEDLEDPTVPARAEQHLLDEAVHLDPKTLAVLAKHVLTVVAPEIGEARDAAALEREEREARANAWLTMCPDGKGSVRGKFSIPELRAAMLHKTLLAYAAPKHQAATKDPEADQVEQVERRPSPERMGDAFCELLERLPTNLPKLGGLNATVVVTMDLESLVGGLAPGVLDDGRVISAATARRLACEAGLIPAVLGSRSELLDLGRKTRLFSGAQRRALNLTQPTCTAEGCDWPAHLCHAHHDQPWSSGGKTDLANARNLCPRHHARIHDPAFETTHLPGGKVAFHRRT, from the coding sequence ATGGCCAAGGACTCCCGACACCACGCACACACCGTGTGCCGGGCTGTCGCGAAGTCCCGCCGCAAGACGCTCCAGGCGGCGACCGCGGACCTGTGGTCGATGTCGGACGAGGACGTCCAAGCCGCCCTTGTCGAGGCCTCGCGGCTGCGTGCGCAGGCCGAGGCGCTCGAGCTGCGGCTGGTCGCCGAGGCCGACCGTCGGCACGCCGGCGAACGAGCCGGTGCGACCGACACCGCGTCGTGGTGGGCGCACCGCACCCGGCAGGAGCGGCGGGTGGCGAAGGGGCGGGCGCGGTTGGCGGAGTCCTTGGACCGGCATGCGCCCACCTCGGCTGCGCTGGTCGAGGGAGCGATCTCGGTGGGCCACGCCCGGGTGATCACCTCGTGTGTCGACCGGCTGCCCGAGGACCTGGAGGACCCGACCGTCCCGGCGCGGGCCGAGCAGCACCTGCTCGACGAGGCCGTCCACCTCGACCCGAAGACGCTCGCGGTCCTCGCCAAGCACGTCCTCACCGTCGTCGCGCCCGAGATCGGCGAAGCACGCGACGCAGCCGCCCTCGAGCGCGAGGAACGCGAGGCCCGCGCGAACGCGTGGCTGACCATGTGCCCCGACGGGAAAGGCAGCGTCCGCGGGAAGTTCTCCATCCCCGAGCTCCGCGCCGCGATGCTCCACAAGACCCTCCTCGCGTACGCCGCTCCCAAGCACCAAGCCGCCACCAAGGACCCCGAGGCGGACCAGGTCGAGCAGGTCGAGCGGCGGCCGTCCCCGGAACGGATGGGGGACGCGTTCTGCGAGCTCCTCGAACGACTCCCCACCAACCTCCCGAAGCTCGGCGGCCTCAACGCCACCGTCGTCGTCACGATGGATCTCGAGTCGCTCGTCGGTGGGCTCGCACCGGGAGTGCTCGACGACGGGCGCGTCATCTCCGCCGCCACCGCCAGGCGACTCGCCTGCGAAGCCGGACTGATCCCGGCGGTGCTGGGCAGCAGGTCCGAGCTGCTGGACCTCGGCCGCAAGACCCGACTGTTCTCCGGCGCTCAGCGACGCGCCCTCAACCTCACCCAGCCCACCTGCACCGCCGAGGGCTGCGACTGGCCCGCCCACCTCTGCCACGCCCACCACGACCAACCCTGGTCCAGTGGCGGGAAGACCGACCTGGCCAACGCCCGCAACCTCTGCCCCCGGCACCACGCCCGCATCCACGACCCCGCCTTCGAGACCACCCACCTCCCCGGCGGGAAGGTCGCCTTCCACCGAAGGACATAG
- a CDS encoding D-alanine--D-alanine ligase family protein, with translation MSARVAVIGGGRSCEHDVSLASAASVAGALDPATYDVVRLTIDRDGSWLDGQGARLDLAGAVGVLAGCDVVLPVVHGPHGEDGTLAALCELAGRPYVGSGVGAGAVAMDKWVTKLVAEAVGIATAPGRVVTATTATGLAWTGPVVVKPVAAGSSHGVTLVRDPGALAPALAAALALDDRVLVEEVVVGREVDVAVLRRADGSLLASPALEIVVDGLFDLEAKYGGGADLRVPAALDEVDAKALEEAALATYAALGCDGVARVDFFLTAGGLVLNEVNTVPGMTEHSQVPRMFAAAGLPYAALLDELVRAALA, from the coding sequence GTGAGCGCGCGCGTGGCCGTCATCGGCGGCGGACGCAGCTGCGAGCACGACGTCTCGCTGGCCTCGGCCGCCTCTGTTGCGGGCGCGCTCGACCCGGCGACGTACGACGTGGTGCGGTTGACCATCGACCGCGACGGCTCGTGGCTCGACGGGCAGGGCGCGCGGCTCGACCTCGCCGGAGCCGTGGGCGTGCTGGCCGGCTGCGACGTGGTGCTCCCGGTGGTGCACGGCCCGCACGGCGAGGACGGCACGCTGGCCGCGCTGTGCGAGCTGGCCGGCCGGCCCTACGTCGGCTCGGGCGTCGGCGCGGGCGCGGTCGCGATGGACAAGTGGGTCACCAAGCTGGTCGCCGAGGCGGTCGGCATCGCCACCGCGCCCGGCCGCGTGGTCACCGCAACCACCGCCACGGGCCTCGCCTGGACCGGGCCGGTCGTGGTCAAACCGGTCGCCGCCGGCTCCAGCCACGGCGTCACCCTCGTCCGCGACCCCGGCGCGCTGGCCCCGGCCCTCGCGGCCGCGCTCGCCCTCGACGACCGGGTGCTGGTCGAGGAGGTCGTCGTCGGCCGCGAGGTCGACGTGGCGGTCCTGCGCCGCGCCGACGGCTCGCTGCTGGCCTCCCCCGCGCTCGAGATCGTCGTCGACGGGCTCTTCGACCTGGAGGCGAAGTACGGCGGCGGCGCCGACCTGCGTGTCCCCGCGGCGCTCGACGAGGTCGACGCCAAGGCGCTGGAGGAGGCCGCGCTGGCGACGTACGCCGCCCTCGGCTGCGACGGCGTCGCGCGGGTCGACTTCTTCCTCACCGCGGGCGGGCTGGTCCTCAACGAGGTCAACACCGTGCCGGGGATGACCGAGCACTCGCAGGTGCCGCGGATGTTCGCCGCCGCCGGCCTGCCCTACGCCGCGCTGCTCGACGAGCTCGTGCGCGCGGCGCTCGCGTGA
- a CDS encoding xanthine dehydrogenase family protein molybdopterin-binding subunit: MTANEVTPTPIAPSSIGTSLLRRDGVEKVTGAATYAVEHPVTGADGRPPLHAWLVTSTVARGRVVAVDASAALDHAGVVSVLDHASAPRLADTSDRELAVLQDDAVGFRGQIVAVVLAETSESAREGAALVRVEQEAQPHEVVFDADSPTFAPEEVNGGSETDTLDGDPDEALARALVTVDATYTTPHEFNSPLEPHAATALWDGERLTLHDSTQGPRPVRGTLAPLLGLEEEQVRVLAPYVGGGFGSKGLPHAPEVAVALAAMTVPGRPVRLAVTRQQMFALTGYRTATRSHVRLGAHPDGRLEALRHDAVSQTSRIKEFAEQSAVPARVMYAAPHRATTHRVAELDVAVPSWMRAPGEMPGMFAHEVAMDELALHAGVDPVDLRVRNEPEVDPDTGNPWGNRRLVECLRRGAERFGWADRPVEPRATVDGEWWVGTGMAASTYPMLWMPGNVARIRSLDGGRYGVAIAATDIGTGARTVLAQIAADALGCPPEAIDLDMADSDLPFGSVAGGSSGTTSWGTAIVAAAQQFRADHGDHPDPGVETTAASGQYADMDGHALHSFGAVFCEARVHRYTGEVRVPRLLGVYSVGRVVNPRTARSQLLGGLVMGLSAALFEDGWRDPRTGHTVTQDLATYHVAAHADVRELDAEWLEESDELSTPMGSRGIGEIGIVGTAAAVANATYHATGVRVRDLPVTADRFLE; this comes from the coding sequence ATGACCGCCAACGAGGTCACCCCCACCCCGATCGCGCCCAGCTCGATCGGCACCAGCCTGCTGCGCCGAGACGGCGTGGAGAAGGTCACCGGCGCGGCGACGTACGCCGTCGAGCACCCGGTCACCGGCGCGGACGGCCGGCCGCCGCTCCACGCCTGGCTGGTCACCTCGACGGTCGCCCGCGGCCGCGTGGTGGCTGTCGACGCGAGCGCCGCGCTCGACCACGCCGGCGTCGTCTCGGTGCTCGACCACGCCAGCGCGCCGCGGCTGGCCGACACCAGCGACCGGGAGCTCGCGGTGCTCCAGGACGACGCCGTCGGCTTCCGCGGGCAGATCGTGGCGGTCGTGCTCGCCGAGACCTCCGAGTCCGCCCGCGAGGGCGCCGCGCTCGTGCGGGTCGAGCAGGAGGCGCAGCCGCACGAGGTGGTCTTCGACGCCGACAGCCCGACCTTCGCCCCCGAGGAGGTCAACGGCGGCTCGGAGACCGACACCCTCGACGGCGACCCCGACGAGGCGTTGGCCCGCGCGCTGGTGACCGTCGACGCGACGTACACGACGCCCCACGAGTTCAACAGCCCGCTGGAGCCGCACGCCGCGACCGCGCTGTGGGACGGCGAGCGGCTCACGCTGCACGACTCGACCCAGGGCCCGCGGCCGGTGCGCGGCACCCTCGCGCCGCTGCTCGGGCTGGAGGAGGAGCAGGTCCGGGTGCTCGCGCCGTACGTCGGCGGCGGGTTCGGCTCCAAGGGCCTCCCCCACGCCCCGGAGGTCGCGGTGGCGCTGGCGGCGATGACCGTGCCGGGGCGGCCGGTCCGGCTGGCGGTGACGCGGCAGCAGATGTTCGCGCTGACCGGCTACCGCACCGCGACCCGCTCCCACGTCCGCCTCGGCGCGCACCCCGACGGCCGGCTCGAGGCGCTGCGCCACGACGCGGTCTCCCAGACCTCGCGGATCAAGGAGTTCGCCGAGCAGTCGGCGGTGCCGGCCCGGGTCATGTACGCCGCGCCGCACCGTGCCACGACCCACCGGGTCGCCGAGCTCGACGTCGCGGTGCCGTCGTGGATGCGCGCGCCCGGCGAGATGCCCGGGATGTTCGCCCACGAGGTCGCGATGGACGAGCTCGCGCTGCACGCCGGCGTCGACCCGGTCGACCTGCGCGTGCGCAACGAGCCCGAGGTCGACCCCGACACCGGCAACCCGTGGGGGAACCGCCGCCTGGTCGAGTGCCTGCGCCGCGGGGCCGAGCGCTTCGGTTGGGCCGACCGGCCGGTCGAGCCGCGCGCCACCGTCGACGGCGAGTGGTGGGTCGGCACCGGCATGGCCGCCTCGACCTACCCGATGCTGTGGATGCCCGGCAACGTCGCGCGGATCCGCTCCCTGGACGGCGGCCGGTACGGCGTCGCCATCGCCGCCACCGACATCGGCACCGGCGCCCGCACCGTGCTCGCCCAGATCGCCGCCGACGCCCTCGGCTGCCCGCCCGAGGCGATCGACCTCGACATGGCCGACAGCGACCTGCCGTTCGGCTCGGTCGCCGGCGGCTCGTCGGGCACGACGAGCTGGGGCACCGCGATCGTCGCGGCGGCCCAGCAGTTCCGCGCCGACCACGGCGACCACCCGGACCCGGGCGTGGAGACCACCGCCGCGTCCGGCCAGTACGCCGACATGGACGGCCACGCGCTGCACTCCTTCGGCGCGGTGTTCTGCGAGGCGCGGGTGCACCGCTACACCGGCGAGGTGCGCGTGCCGCGGCTGCTCGGCGTCTACTCCGTGGGCCGGGTCGTCAACCCGCGGACCGCCCGCTCCCAGCTGCTCGGCGGCCTGGTCATGGGCCTGTCGGCGGCGCTGTTCGAGGACGGCTGGCGCGACCCGCGGACCGGGCACACCGTGACCCAGGACCTGGCGACGTACCACGTGGCCGCGCACGCGGACGTCCGCGAGCTCGACGCGGAGTGGCTCGAGGAGAGCGACGAGCTGTCCACCCCGATGGGCTCGCGCGGCATCGGGGAGATCGGGATCGTCGGCACCGCGGCGGCCGTCGCCAACGCGACGTACCACGCCACCGGGGTGCGGGTGCGCGACCTGCCCGTCACCGCCGACCGCTTCCTGGAGTAG
- a CDS encoding Ig-like domain repeat protein, translated as MTTSAVTKRLAATGLATALATGAMVAGTAAPASAAVSGGATFSCTLPILNLPVDVPLSLSADALPTDVLADFDVPGGLVPVLGELQIGGLLGLLGNLPLPITELGAGLPGFSMLLGTLPIPLDGLESAVGPLSQVAGLAGTVGSFKTPAAGTYDVKLPSSFDLKALGLPGPLEALVPAFPCTIKDGQNPVVGTVKVNKQSAAMNAKALKKTVKKGKPAKVAAAVVRQDGKVATGKVVAILGGKKVASKHLQNGRATLSVAKLGKGTKKIVVKYLGNGSTASVQKAVKVIVKK; from the coding sequence ATGACGACTTCTGCTGTCACCAAGCGCCTGGCCGCCACCGGCCTCGCGACCGCACTCGCCACCGGCGCGATGGTCGCCGGCACCGCGGCCCCGGCGAGCGCGGCCGTGTCCGGCGGCGCGACCTTCAGCTGCACGCTGCCGATCCTGAACCTGCCGGTCGACGTCCCGCTGAGCCTGTCGGCCGACGCGCTGCCGACCGACGTCCTCGCGGACTTCGACGTGCCCGGCGGCCTCGTGCCGGTCCTCGGCGAGCTGCAGATCGGCGGGCTGCTCGGCCTGCTCGGCAACCTGCCGCTGCCGATCACCGAGCTCGGCGCCGGCCTGCCCGGCTTCAGCATGCTGCTCGGCACGCTGCCGATCCCGCTGGACGGCCTCGAGTCCGCGGTCGGCCCGCTCTCGCAGGTCGCGGGTCTCGCCGGCACCGTCGGCAGCTTCAAGACTCCGGCCGCCGGCACCTACGACGTCAAGCTGCCCAGCTCCTTCGACCTCAAGGCGCTCGGCCTGCCCGGGCCGCTCGAGGCCCTGGTCCCCGCGTTCCCGTGCACGATCAAGGACGGCCAGAACCCGGTCGTCGGCACCGTCAAGGTCAACAAGCAGTCGGCCGCGATGAACGCCAAGGCCCTGAAGAAGACCGTCAAGAAGGGCAAGCCCGCCAAGGTCGCCGCGGCCGTCGTCCGCCAGGACGGCAAGGTCGCCACCGGCAAGGTCGTCGCCATCCTCGGTGGCAAGAAGGTCGCCAGCAAGCATCTCCAGAACGGCCGCGCCACCCTCTCGGTCGCCAAGCTCGGCAAGGGCACGAAGAAGATCGTGGTCAAGTACCTCGGCAACGGCTCCACCGCGTCGGTCCAGAAGGCCGTCAAGGTCATCGTCAAGAAGTGA
- a CDS encoding M15 family metallopeptidase, which produces MTILLADPRVRAVPVVESGEPLVRLGADLSPAGARVRRGLAERLLRADAALPAGLRLRVVEGHRSAADQQAIIERYAAQVRALHPGLGAADLERLTSRFVAPLDVAPHVAGAAVDLTLVDVAAEPAGVELDLGTPIDATPEQSGGRCFTAAADIPAAARARRDLLARVLGGEGLVNYPTEWWHWSHGDRYWALVTGAAHALHGPLTEAVAA; this is translated from the coding sequence ATGACGATCCTCCTCGCGGACCCGCGGGTCCGCGCCGTACCGGTGGTCGAGTCCGGCGAGCCCCTCGTCCGCCTCGGCGCCGACCTCTCCCCCGCCGGCGCGCGCGTGCGCCGCGGCCTGGCCGAGCGCCTGCTCCGCGCCGACGCCGCGCTCCCCGCCGGGCTGCGCCTGCGGGTGGTCGAGGGGCACCGCAGCGCCGCCGACCAGCAGGCCATCATCGAGCGGTACGCCGCGCAGGTGCGCGCCCTGCACCCCGGTCTCGGCGCGGCCGATCTCGAGCGGCTCACCAGCCGGTTCGTCGCTCCGCTCGACGTCGCCCCGCACGTGGCCGGGGCCGCGGTCGACCTGACCCTGGTCGACGTCGCCGCCGAACCGGCCGGCGTCGAGCTCGATCTCGGCACCCCGATCGACGCGACCCCCGAGCAGAGCGGCGGCCGGTGCTTCACCGCGGCCGCCGACATCCCCGCCGCGGCCCGCGCCCGGCGCGACCTGCTCGCCCGGGTGCTCGGCGGCGAGGGCCTGGTGAACTACCCGACGGAGTGGTGGCACTGGAGCCACGGCGACCGGTACTGGGCGCTGGTCACCGGCGCCGCCCACGCCCTGCACGGCCCGCTCACCGAGGCGGTGGCGGCGTGA
- a CDS encoding FAD binding domain-containing protein: protein MKELTYHRAEDAASAVALVSGDPEARFLGGGTNLVDHLKLGVASPTTLVDVSRLPMDEVTELPDGGLRVGANVRNSDLAAHPAVRRGWPVVARALLAGASGQIRNQATTGGNLLQRTRCVYFQDVTTPCNKREPGSGCSAIGGYGRYNAVLGASEACVTTHPSDLAVGLAAVDATVVVLGPDGERRVPMGDLHRLPGDRPEQDTTLAHGELVTAVELPASPTARRSTYRKARDRASYAFALVSVAAGLDLDEDGRVRDLRIVWGGVAHKPWRAAVAEEALRGRFVSEEAVREAAEAELAAAVTDDQTAYKVPMVRNLTALTLTGLAEGATR from the coding sequence ATGAAGGAGCTGACGTACCACCGCGCCGAGGACGCCGCCTCCGCGGTCGCGCTCGTCAGCGGCGACCCCGAGGCCCGGTTCCTCGGCGGCGGCACGAACCTCGTCGACCACCTCAAGCTCGGCGTCGCCTCCCCCACCACGCTCGTCGACGTCAGCCGGCTGCCGATGGACGAGGTCACCGAGCTGCCCGACGGCGGCCTGCGGGTCGGAGCCAACGTGCGCAACAGCGACCTGGCCGCCCACCCGGCGGTCCGCCGCGGCTGGCCCGTCGTGGCGCGGGCGCTGCTGGCCGGGGCGTCGGGGCAGATCCGCAACCAGGCGACGACCGGCGGCAACCTGCTGCAGCGCACGCGGTGCGTGTACTTCCAGGACGTCACCACGCCCTGCAACAAGCGCGAGCCGGGCAGCGGCTGCAGCGCGATCGGCGGCTACGGGCGCTACAACGCGGTCCTCGGCGCGAGCGAGGCCTGCGTGACCACGCACCCCTCCGACCTGGCCGTCGGCCTGGCCGCGGTCGACGCGACCGTGGTCGTGCTCGGCCCGGACGGCGAGCGGCGGGTGCCGATGGGAGACCTGCACCGGCTGCCCGGCGACCGGCCCGAGCAGGACACCACGCTGGCCCACGGCGAGCTGGTCACCGCGGTCGAGCTGCCGGCGTCGCCGACGGCGCGGCGCTCGACGTACCGCAAGGCGCGCGACCGGGCGTCGTACGCCTTCGCCCTGGTCTCCGTCGCCGCGGGCCTCGACCTCGACGAGGACGGCCGGGTGCGCGACCTGCGGATCGTCTGGGGCGGGGTCGCCCACAAGCCCTGGCGGGCGGCGGTGGCCGAGGAGGCGCTGCGCGGCCGGTTCGTGAGCGAGGAGGCGGTCCGCGAGGCCGCCGAGGCCGAGCTCGCCGCGGCGGTGACCGACGACCAGACGGCGTACAAGGTGCCGATGGTCCGCAACCTCACCGCCCTCACCCTCACCGGCCTCGCGGAAGGAGCGACCCGATGA